The proteins below are encoded in one region of Enhydrobacter sp.:
- the cobS gene encoding adenosylcobinamide-GDP ribazoletransferase, whose protein sequence is MTSPNEFPGSTSSGRPSSFDDWLQAFKEQASFFTGVRFDIGVPRWPLADVLPVLPFVGAAVGLAAGLVFGIVRGISGPGWLAAVLAVGTAVLITRALHEDGLADTADGLGPHALEPPRRLEIMRDSRNGTFGVLALALSVLIKVACLARFEGGTGLVVLIAAHALSRAVLAYPLLAYAPVHQDGLGAQVGKPTDNDVWLTIGIGVALAFVLLLGHSFWAALLAPVATIAAAWFASRWIAARIGGYTGDTLGAVQQKAELAFLVVAALLIDD, encoded by the coding sequence ATGACCAGCCCCAACGAATTCCCGGGCTCGACCTCGTCCGGTCGGCCCTCTTCCTTCGACGACTGGCTCCAGGCCTTCAAGGAACAGGCGTCGTTCTTCACCGGCGTCAGGTTCGATATCGGCGTGCCGCGCTGGCCGCTGGCCGACGTCCTGCCCGTGCTGCCGTTCGTCGGCGCGGCGGTCGGCCTGGCGGCGGGCCTGGTGTTCGGGATCGTGCGCGGCATCTCCGGGCCCGGCTGGCTCGCGGCGGTGCTTGCGGTCGGGACCGCCGTGCTGATCACCCGGGCATTGCACGAGGACGGCCTCGCCGACACCGCCGACGGGCTGGGGCCGCATGCGCTGGAGCCGCCGCGCCGGCTCGAGATCATGCGCGACAGCCGCAACGGGACGTTCGGGGTGCTGGCGCTCGCCCTTTCCGTGCTGATCAAGGTCGCCTGCCTCGCGCGGTTCGAAGGCGGCACGGGTCTCGTCGTGCTGATCGCAGCACATGCCCTGTCGCGCGCCGTGCTGGCCTATCCGCTGCTCGCCTATGCACCCGTGCACCAGGACGGCCTGGGCGCGCAGGTCGGCAAGCCCACCGACAACGACGTGTGGCTCACGATCGGTATCGGCGTAGCTTTGGCCTTCGTCCTGCTGCTGGGCCATAGCTTCTGGGCGGCGCTTCTCGCCCCCGTGGCGACGATCGCCGCGGCATGGTTCGCCTCGCGCTGGATCGCCGCGCGGATCGGCGGCTATACCGGCGACACGCTGGGCGCCGTCCAGCAGAAGGCTGAGCTGGCGTTTCTGGTGGTGGCGGCGCTGCTGATCGACGATTAA
- the cobT gene encoding nicotinate-nucleotide--dimethylbenzimidazole phosphoribosyltransferase, producing MNAPPATFEEMRRVLRDLPGPDLEAQTAIVRRQAELTKPPGSLGRLEEIAEWLGCWQGRAHPRVERARIAVFAGTHGVARRGVSAYPPQVTQQMVQNFLKGGAAINQLAAAIDADLRIYELDLAHPTEDFTRGSAMSEDRAARAMAYGMMAVEPGIDVLCLGEMGIANTTSAAALCAALFGGAGADWAGPGTGVSGSALSHKITVIDEALARHKKAIAEHDPLALLAALGGEEFAAIAGAVLAARMGRIPVLLDGFACTAAAAVLHALDRRALDHCRVAHRSAEPGHKRLLEAIGQRPLLDLDMRLGEASAAALAVPMLKAAVACHNGMATFAEAGVSGKA from the coding sequence ATGAACGCCCCTCCCGCCACTTTCGAAGAAATGCGCCGTGTCCTGCGCGATCTGCCGGGACCGGACCTCGAGGCGCAAACGGCGATCGTCCGCCGCCAGGCCGAGCTCACCAAGCCGCCGGGGTCGCTCGGCCGGCTGGAGGAGATCGCCGAATGGCTGGGCTGCTGGCAGGGCCGCGCGCACCCGCGCGTCGAGCGGGCGCGCATTGCCGTCTTTGCCGGCACCCACGGCGTCGCCCGCCGCGGTGTCTCGGCCTACCCGCCGCAAGTCACGCAGCAAATGGTGCAGAACTTCCTGAAGGGCGGCGCGGCAATCAATCAGCTCGCCGCGGCCATCGATGCCGACCTGCGCATCTACGAGCTCGACCTCGCGCATCCCACCGAGGATTTCACCCGGGGATCGGCAATGAGCGAGGACCGCGCCGCGCGCGCGATGGCCTACGGCATGATGGCCGTCGAGCCCGGCATCGACGTGCTCTGCCTCGGTGAGATGGGCATCGCCAACACCACCAGTGCCGCCGCGCTCTGCGCCGCGCTGTTCGGCGGCGCGGGCGCCGATTGGGCGGGACCGGGGACCGGCGTCAGCGGATCGGCCCTTTCGCACAAGATCACGGTGATCGACGAAGCGCTCGCCCGCCACAAGAAGGCGATCGCTGAGCACGATCCGCTGGCGCTTCTGGCAGCCCTCGGCGGCGAGGAGTTCGCTGCCATCGCCGGCGCGGTGCTGGCCGCGCGCATGGGCCGCATTCCGGTACTGCTCGACGGCTTTGCCTGCACCGCCGCGGCGGCAGTCCTGCACGCTCTCGACCGCCGGGCACTGGACCATTGCCGCGTTGCCCATCGCTCGGCCGAGCCGGGCCACAAGCGGCTCCTCGAGGCGATCGGCCAGCGCCCCCTGCTCGACCTCGACATGCGGCTGGGCGAGGCGTCGGCAGCCGCCCTGGCGGTACCGATGCTGAAAGCGGCCGTGGCCTGCCACAACGGCATGGCCACCTTCGCCGAGGCGGGAGTCAGCGGAAAGGCCTGA
- a CDS encoding carboxymuconolactone decarboxylase family protein, protein MMIQRKQRLSMRDLSTLAPEDREAIEKNAMNGRIFNIFKVLAHHPKLVKRWTPFAGHILGKQTLPFRDRELLILRIGWLNQAEYEFAQHELIAKRGGLNDADIARIKEGPKAAGWSEKEAALMQAVDDLFERSVVSDATWATLAGSYSTEQLMDAVFTIGQYNLVSWALNSFGVPLDDFLPAAKARS, encoded by the coding sequence ATGATGATCCAGCGTAAGCAGCGTCTTTCGATGCGCGATCTTTCGACCCTGGCGCCCGAGGATCGCGAAGCGATCGAGAAGAACGCCATGAACGGGCGTATTTTCAACATCTTCAAGGTGCTCGCCCACCATCCCAAGCTCGTGAAGCGATGGACGCCCTTCGCCGGCCATATCCTCGGCAAGCAGACGCTGCCGTTTCGCGACCGGGAGCTTCTGATCCTGCGCATCGGCTGGTTGAACCAGGCGGAGTACGAGTTTGCCCAGCATGAGCTGATCGCCAAACGCGGCGGACTGAATGACGCCGACATCGCGCGCATCAAGGAGGGGCCGAAGGCCGCCGGGTGGAGCGAGAAGGAGGCGGCCCTGATGCAGGCCGTCGACGATCTCTTCGAGCGCTCGGTCGTCTCCGATGCGACCTGGGCCACGCTCGCCGGGAGCTATTCGACCGAGCAGCTCATGGACGCCGTCTTCACGATCGGCCAGTACAATCTCGTCTCCTGGGCGCTCAACAGCTTCGGCGTCCCGCTGGACGATTTCCTGCCCGCGGCGAAAGCCAGATCATAG
- a CDS encoding aldo/keto reductase, which translates to MQRRKIPSTGEELPVIGCGTWQTFDVGSSAAERAPLAEVLRVLFEAGGSAIDSSPMYGRAEGVVGDLLAASGDRDKAFLATKVWTSGRQAGIEQMQRSMRLLRTSRIDLMQIHNLVDWQTHLPTLQAWKTEGSVRLIGVTHYTESAHDTVLAVLQRARFDFLQIDYAIDDRHAEQRLLPFARDNGIAVMINQPFGGGGLLRKLARRRLPDWAGEIGCTSWAQVLLKFALAHPAVTCVIPGTSKPGHMRDNAQAGLGPLPDAALVKRMVKEIAT; encoded by the coding sequence ATGCAGCGACGCAAGATCCCCTCCACCGGAGAGGAGCTGCCGGTGATCGGCTGCGGCACGTGGCAGACCTTCGATGTCGGTTCGAGCGCCGCCGAGCGGGCCCCGCTCGCCGAGGTGTTGCGCGTGCTGTTCGAGGCCGGCGGCTCGGCGATCGACAGTTCGCCCATGTATGGTCGCGCCGAGGGGGTCGTGGGCGACCTGCTCGCGGCCTCGGGCGATCGCGACAAGGCATTCCTCGCGACCAAGGTCTGGACCAGCGGACGGCAGGCCGGCATCGAGCAGATGCAGCGGTCGATGAGGCTGCTGCGCACCTCCCGCATCGACCTGATGCAGATCCACAACCTGGTCGATTGGCAGACCCATCTGCCAACGCTGCAGGCCTGGAAGACGGAGGGCAGCGTCCGGCTGATCGGCGTCACCCACTACACCGAAAGCGCACACGATACGGTGCTCGCCGTCCTGCAGCGCGCCCGCTTCGACTTCCTGCAGATCGACTATGCGATCGACGATCGCCACGCCGAGCAGCGGCTGTTGCCCTTCGCCCGTGACAACGGCATCGCCGTGATGATCAACCAGCCGTTCGGCGGCGGCGGCCTCTTGCGCAAGCTCGCGCGGCGCAGGCTTCCCGACTGGGCGGGGGAGATCGGCTGCACGAGCTGGGCGCAGGTGCTGCTGAAGTTCGCGCTCGCGCATCCGGCAGTGACCTGCGTCATTCCCGGCACCAGCAAGCCCGGGCATATGCGCGACAACGCGCAAGCCGGGCTGGGACCGCTTCCCGATGCGGCGCTGGTCAAGCGGATGGTGAAGGAGATCGCGACCTGA
- a CDS encoding formate dehydrogenase subunit delta, with amino-acid sequence MMANQIGKFFMPQRGADPVGAIADHLRKFWDPRMRAAIVAHLEQGGAGLDDPVRQAVRRLKEAEAQK; translated from the coding sequence ATGATGGCCAATCAGATCGGCAAGTTCTTCATGCCGCAGCGCGGCGCCGACCCGGTCGGCGCCATTGCCGACCATCTGCGGAAATTCTGGGATCCACGCATGCGCGCCGCGATCGTCGCGCATCTGGAGCAAGGCGGGGCGGGTCTCGACGATCCCGTCCGCCAGGCCGTCCGCCGGCTGAAGGAGGCGGAAGCGCAGAAGTAA
- the fdhF gene encoding formate dehydrogenase subunit alpha: MSLIVETDYGTPVSRAAEQVALTIDGKGVTVPAGTSVMRAAIEAGIDVPKLCATDSLEAFGSCRLCLVEIAGRAGTPASCTTPVAPDMVVSTRSERLTRIRRGVMELYLSDHPTGAAGDDLKEMAEAVGVGEVRYGRDGANHLSEAKDESNPYFVFDPAKCIVCSRCVRACEEVQGTFALTIEGRGFESRVSAGTPVDDFLSSECVSCGACVQACPTDALIEKSVIASGRPEHSVVTTCAYCGVGCSFKAEMRGEDVVRMVPYKDGKANRGHSCVKGRFAWGYANHRERILKPMMRESIAEPWREVSWETAIDRVASEFKRLQEKYGRLAIGGITSSRCTNEETYLVQKLVRGGFGNNNVDTCARVCHSPTGYGLNATFGTSAGTQDFDSIDQCDVVMVIGANPTDAHPVFASRMKRRLRQGARLIVIDPRRIDLVRMPHVKADYHLALQPGTNAAVLNALAHVVVTEGLVDEKFVRSFCDTGAFDYWAAFVADPKNSPEAVSALSGVPAETIRGAARLYATGGNAAIYYGLGVTEHTQGTTAVMGLANLAMATGNIGRPGVGVNPLRGQNNVQGSCDMGSFPHELTGYRHIANDAMRRTFEAMWGRKLDAEPGLRIPNMFDAAVEGTFKGLYVQGEDILQSDPNTKHVAAALAAMECVVVQDLFLNETANYAHVFLPGSTFLEKDGTFTNAERRINRVRKVMEPKNGMADWEITLAISKAMGFEMRYTHPSEIMDEIAKLTPTFSGVSFDLIDRLGSVQWPCNEKAPEGTPVMHVGGFVRGKGNFMVTEYIATDERTGPRFPLLLTTGRILTQYNVGAQTRRTDNVVWHDQDVLEIHPHDAEERGVRDGDWVKLESRVAGTTLRAHVTDRVAPGVVYTTFHHPATQTNVVTTEYSDWATNCPEYKVTAVQVSPSNGPTDWQRDYERQAERSRRIAKVAAE; the protein is encoded by the coding sequence ATGTCACTCATCGTCGAAACAGACTACGGAACCCCCGTCAGCCGGGCGGCGGAGCAAGTCGCGCTCACGATCGATGGCAAGGGCGTCACCGTGCCCGCCGGCACCTCGGTGATGCGCGCGGCCATCGAGGCCGGCATCGACGTGCCCAAGCTCTGCGCCACCGATTCGCTGGAGGCGTTCGGCTCGTGCCGCCTGTGCCTGGTCGAAATCGCCGGCCGTGCCGGCACGCCCGCCTCTTGCACGACGCCGGTCGCGCCGGACATGGTCGTCTCGACCAGGAGTGAGCGCCTGACCCGGATCCGACGTGGCGTCATGGAGCTCTATCTCTCGGATCATCCGACCGGGGCCGCCGGCGACGACCTGAAGGAGATGGCCGAGGCGGTGGGTGTCGGCGAGGTGAGGTACGGTCGCGACGGCGCCAATCACCTGAGCGAGGCGAAGGACGAGTCCAATCCCTATTTCGTGTTCGATCCGGCGAAGTGCATCGTCTGCTCGCGCTGCGTGCGCGCCTGCGAGGAGGTGCAGGGTACGTTCGCGCTCACCATCGAGGGCCGGGGCTTCGAGTCCAGGGTCTCGGCCGGCACGCCGGTCGACGATTTCCTGAGCTCGGAGTGCGTGTCTTGCGGGGCCTGCGTGCAGGCCTGCCCGACCGACGCGCTGATCGAGAAATCGGTGATCGCATCGGGCCGGCCCGAGCATTCGGTGGTCACGACCTGCGCCTATTGCGGCGTCGGCTGCAGCTTCAAGGCGGAAATGCGCGGCGAGGATGTCGTGCGCATGGTGCCGTACAAGGATGGCAAGGCCAATCGCGGCCATTCCTGCGTCAAGGGCCGCTTCGCCTGGGGCTATGCCAACCATCGCGAGCGCATCCTGAAGCCGATGATGCGCGAGAGCATCGCCGAGCCGTGGCGCGAGGTGAGCTGGGAGACCGCGATCGACCGCGTCGCCTCGGAGTTCAAGCGCCTGCAGGAGAAGTACGGCCGGCTCGCCATTGGCGGCATCACCTCGTCGCGCTGCACCAACGAGGAGACCTATCTGGTGCAGAAGCTGGTGCGCGGCGGGTTCGGCAACAACAACGTCGATACCTGCGCGCGTGTCTGCCATTCGCCGACCGGCTACGGCCTCAACGCCACCTTCGGCACCTCGGCCGGCACACAGGACTTCGACTCGATCGATCAATGCGATGTCGTCATGGTGATCGGCGCCAATCCGACCGACGCCCATCCCGTCTTCGCCTCGCGCATGAAGAGGCGGTTGCGTCAGGGCGCGCGGCTGATCGTGATCGATCCGCGCCGGATCGATCTCGTCCGAATGCCGCATGTGAAGGCCGACTACCATCTGGCGTTGCAGCCGGGCACGAACGCCGCCGTCCTGAATGCGCTTGCGCATGTCGTCGTGACCGAGGGCCTGGTCGACGAGAAGTTCGTGCGCAGCTTCTGCGATACCGGCGCATTCGACTATTGGGCTGCCTTTGTGGCCGATCCGAAGAACAGCCCCGAAGCCGTCAGCGCCCTCTCGGGCGTGCCCGCGGAAACGATTCGCGGCGCGGCGCGTCTCTATGCGACCGGCGGCAATGCCGCGATCTACTACGGCCTTGGCGTCACCGAGCACACGCAGGGCACGACGGCCGTCATGGGGCTCGCCAATCTCGCCATGGCGACCGGCAATATCGGGCGGCCCGGCGTGGGCGTGAACCCGCTGCGCGGCCAGAACAACGTCCAGGGCTCGTGCGACATGGGCTCCTTTCCCCACGAGCTCACCGGCTATCGCCATATCGCCAACGACGCCATGCGCAGGACCTTCGAGGCGATGTGGGGCCGCAAGCTCGATGCGGAGCCGGGGCTGCGCATCCCCAACATGTTCGACGCGGCGGTCGAGGGCACCTTCAAGGGCCTCTACGTGCAGGGCGAGGACATTCTGCAGTCGGACCCGAACACCAAGCATGTGGCGGCGGCGCTGGCGGCGATGGAATGCGTCGTGGTGCAGGATCTGTTCCTGAACGAAACGGCGAACTATGCGCACGTCTTCCTGCCCGGATCGACCTTTCTCGAGAAGGACGGCACGTTCACGAACGCCGAGCGTCGCATCAATCGCGTGCGCAAGGTCATGGAGCCGAAGAACGGCATGGCGGACTGGGAGATCACGCTCGCCATATCGAAGGCGATGGGCTTCGAGATGCGCTACACCCATCCGTCCGAGATCATGGACGAGATCGCGAAGCTGACACCGACCTTCTCGGGCGTCTCGTTCGATCTGATCGACCGGCTGGGCTCCGTCCAATGGCCATGCAACGAGAAGGCGCCGGAAGGCACGCCGGTCATGCATGTCGGCGGATTCGTCCGCGGCAAGGGCAACTTCATGGTCACCGAATACATCGCGACGGACGAGCGAACCGGTCCGCGCTTCCCCTTGCTGCTCACCACCGGCCGCATCCTGACCCAGTACAATGTCGGCGCCCAGACCCGCCGCACCGATAACGTGGTGTGGCACGATCAGGACGTGCTGGAGATCCATCCGCACGACGCCGAAGAGCGCGGCGTGCGCGACGGCGACTGGGTGAAGCTCGAAAGCCGCGTTGCCGGCACGACGCTTCGTGCCCACGTCACCGACCGTGTGGCGCCGGGTGTGGTCTATACGACCTTCCATCATCCGGCGACCCAGACCAATGTCGTCACGACCGAATATTCGGACTGGGCCACCAACTGCCCGGAATACAAGGTGACCGCGGTGCAGGTCTCGCCCTCCAACGGGCCGACCGACTGGCAGCGCGACTACGAGCGGCAGGCCGAACGTAGCCGCCGGATCGCGAAGGTCGCGGCGGAGTAG
- a CDS encoding NADH-quinone oxidoreductase subunit NuoF, giving the protein MTRRLFVPRDAGARAVGADRVAAALEAEARRLGQAVEIVRTGSRGLFWLEPMIEVETPAGRIAFGPVTPRDVPELMAADFSAGHRLHLGRPEGLPFLKRQTRITFARCGIVDPLSLADYRSHGGWRGLERAKSLGAAKTIEEVTGSGLRGRGGAGFPTGVKWKTVADTVADRKYIVCNADEGDSGTYADRMIMEGDPFLLIEGMAIAGFAVGATRGYVYIRSEYPDAVRTMERAIALAEADGLLGPDAKFDIEVRVGAGAYVCGEETSLLDSLEGRRGQVRAKPPLPAHKGLFGKPTVVNNAISLATAPAILADGADAYAALGFGRSRGTMPIQLAGNVRYAGLFEAPFGLSLGELVEEIGGGTRSGRPIRAVQAGGPLGAYFPRRLFDTPYDYEAYAELDGLIGHGGLVVFDDTVDMAHQARFALEFCALESCGKCTPCRLGSVRGMETMDRIIRGERRDANLALIEDLCQTLKFGSLCALGGFTPYPVMSAIKHFPEDFDRPRLAAAAAD; this is encoded by the coding sequence ATGACGCGGCGCCTTTTCGTGCCGCGCGATGCGGGCGCCCGCGCGGTCGGCGCCGACCGCGTGGCGGCGGCGCTCGAGGCGGAGGCGAGGCGCCTCGGACAGGCGGTCGAGATCGTGCGCACAGGGTCGCGCGGGCTGTTCTGGCTGGAACCCATGATCGAGGTGGAGACGCCGGCCGGCCGCATCGCCTTCGGGCCGGTCACGCCGCGCGACGTGCCGGAATTGATGGCGGCCGATTTCAGCGCCGGCCACCGCCTGCATCTCGGACGGCCGGAGGGGCTTCCTTTCCTGAAGCGGCAGACGCGCATCACCTTCGCCCGTTGCGGCATCGTCGACCCGCTGTCCCTCGCCGACTATCGCTCGCACGGCGGCTGGCGCGGCCTTGAGCGCGCGAAGAGTCTCGGCGCGGCGAAGACAATCGAGGAAGTGACCGGATCCGGTCTGCGCGGCCGCGGCGGCGCCGGCTTCCCGACCGGCGTCAAGTGGAAGACCGTCGCCGACACGGTGGCCGACCGGAAATACATCGTCTGCAACGCCGACGAGGGCGATTCCGGCACCTACGCCGACCGCATGATCATGGAGGGCGATCCCTTCCTGCTGATCGAAGGCATGGCGATCGCGGGCTTCGCCGTCGGCGCGACCAGGGGCTACGTCTATATCCGCTCCGAATATCCCGATGCGGTGCGTACGATGGAGCGTGCCATCGCCCTCGCTGAAGCCGATGGGTTGCTGGGACCGGACGCGAAGTTCGACATCGAGGTGCGCGTTGGCGCTGGCGCCTATGTCTGTGGCGAGGAAACCTCGCTGCTCGACAGCCTCGAAGGCAGGCGCGGCCAGGTACGCGCCAAGCCGCCGCTGCCGGCGCACAAGGGTCTGTTCGGCAAGCCGACGGTGGTCAACAACGCGATCTCGCTCGCCACGGCCCCGGCGATCCTGGCCGACGGCGCAGATGCGTATGCGGCACTGGGCTTCGGCCGTTCGCGCGGCACCATGCCGATCCAGCTCGCCGGCAATGTCAGGTACGCGGGCCTGTTCGAGGCGCCGTTCGGCCTGAGCCTGGGCGAGCTCGTGGAGGAGATCGGCGGCGGCACGCGAAGCGGCCGTCCGATCCGTGCGGTGCAGGCCGGCGGGCCGCTCGGCGCCTATTTCCCGCGCCGCCTGTTCGACACGCCCTACGACTACGAGGCCTACGCCGAGCTCGACGGGCTGATCGGCCATGGCGGCCTGGTGGTGTTCGACGACACCGTCGACATGGCGCACCAGGCGCGCTTCGCCCTCGAGTTCTGCGCCCTCGAATCCTGCGGCAAGTGCACGCCCTGCCGGCTGGGCTCCGTACGCGGCATGGAGACCATGGACCGGATCATTCGCGGCGAGCGGCGCGACGCCAACCTCGCGCTGATCGAGGATCTCTGCCAGACCCTGAAGTTCGGCTCGCTCTGTGCCCTGGGCGGCTTCACGCCCTATCCCGTGATGAGCGCCATCAAGCACTTTCCCGAGGATTTCGACCGCCCGCGGCTTGCGGCCGCAGCGGCGGACTAG
- a CDS encoding formate dehydrogenase subunit gamma: protein MNAAWNEAQALEIVRRHDDREGPLLPILHDIQATFGCVPIEAIRLIAGELNLTRAEVHGVVSFYHDFRDRPAGRHVLKLCRAEACQSMNGEAVAQQVLERFGVGWGETAPDGSVTVEAVYCLGLCACAPSAMLDDEPRARLDPTVIEEIAREVGR, encoded by the coding sequence ATGAACGCGGCATGGAACGAAGCGCAAGCCTTGGAGATCGTCCGTCGCCATGACGATCGGGAAGGGCCGTTGTTGCCGATCCTGCACGACATCCAGGCGACGTTCGGCTGCGTGCCGATCGAGGCCATCCGTCTCATTGCCGGCGAGCTCAATCTCACCCGTGCCGAGGTGCACGGCGTCGTCTCATTCTATCACGATTTCCGCGACCGGCCGGCGGGCCGGCATGTGCTGAAGCTCTGCCGCGCCGAGGCTTGTCAGTCGATGAATGGCGAGGCGGTCGCCCAACAGGTGCTCGAGCGCTTCGGGGTCGGCTGGGGTGAGACCGCACCCGACGGATCGGTGACGGTGGAAGCCGTCTATTGCCTGGGCCTCTGCGCCTGCGCGCCTTCCGCGATGCTCGACGACGAGCCGAGGGCCCGCCTCGATCCGACCGTGATCGAGGAGATCGCGCGCGAGGTCGGGCGATGA
- a CDS encoding LysR family transcriptional regulator has product MIDKLEYLLALARERNFGRAAEQCGVTQPTFSAGIKQLEDTLGVMLVQRTSRFLGFTAEGERVLDWARGIVADARAMRQEVQTLKKGLAGHLRIAAIPTALAMVPALTTPYRARHPNVKFTILSRTSIEVLSMLDNLEVDAGLTYIDNEPLGRMRAVALYNEQYRLLTSAESPLGNHDRVTWAEVARIPLCLLTPDMQNRRIIDGLLHAAGGAAEPTLESNSMIVLFSHVRTGRWASVMPEKLAETLGLTERLRSIPIVEPEAVHQIGLVVPPREPMTTLVSALVTEARRLAKALAQ; this is encoded by the coding sequence ATGATCGACAAGCTCGAATACCTGCTGGCGCTCGCCCGGGAGCGCAATTTCGGCCGGGCGGCCGAGCAATGCGGCGTCACGCAGCCGACCTTCTCGGCCGGCATCAAGCAGCTCGAGGATACGCTCGGCGTCATGCTGGTGCAGCGCACGTCCCGCTTCCTGGGTTTCACCGCCGAGGGCGAGCGCGTCCTCGACTGGGCGCGCGGCATCGTCGCCGACGCCCGCGCCATGCGCCAGGAGGTGCAGACCCTGAAGAAGGGTCTGGCCGGCCATCTCAGGATCGCGGCCATCCCGACCGCGCTCGCCATGGTCCCGGCGCTCACCACGCCCTATCGCGCGCGCCATCCCAACGTGAAGTTCACCATCCTGTCGCGCACCTCGATCGAGGTGCTGTCGATGCTCGACAATCTCGAGGTCGACGCGGGCCTCACCTATATCGACAACGAGCCGCTCGGCCGCATGCGCGCGGTTGCGCTCTACAACGAGCAGTACCGCCTGCTCACGTCGGCCGAAAGCCCGCTCGGCAACCACGATCGCGTCACCTGGGCCGAGGTCGCCCGGATCCCGCTTTGCCTGCTGACACCGGACATGCAGAACCGACGCATCATCGACGGGCTGCTGCACGCCGCCGGCGGCGCGGCCGAGCCGACGCTCGAATCGAACTCGATGATCGTCCTGTTCTCCCATGTGCGCACCGGCCGCTGGGCGAGCGTCATGCCCGAGAAGCTGGCCGAGACCTTGGGGCTCACCGAGCGGCTGCGCTCCATCCCCATTGTCGAACCCGAGGCCGTTCACCAGATCGGACTGGTCGTGCCGCCCCGGGAGCCGATGACGACCCTGGTCTCGGCTCTGGTCACCGAGGCGCGCCGACTGGCAAAAGCGCTGGCACAATAG
- the dinB gene encoding DNA polymerase IV: MAEADIRKIIHLDMDAFYASVEQRDDPGLRDRPLAVGGSRERGVVMAASYEARRFGVRSAMPSATARRLCPELLFVKPRFEVYKQVSQQIRAIFLEYTPLVEPLSLDEAYLDVTTNLKNMPLASEIAREIRARILAETGLTASAGISYNKFLAKLASDHRKPNGQFVIRPEKGPAFVEGLPVGKFHGVGPATEAKMKRLGIHTGADLKAQSLEFLQRYFGKSGTYYHAIARGQDGRRVVPDRPRKSVGSETTFAQDLGRPIDIEEGVLSVLGDVWGYCERTGVAGRTVTVKIKYADFQIVTRSRTLPAPVASRAELEQASVELVRTIFPLEKKVRLLGVSLSNMGMRVGSAPPQLTLGL, encoded by the coding sequence ATGGCCGAGGCGGACATCCGCAAGATCATCCATCTCGATATGGATGCCTTCTATGCCTCCGTGGAGCAGCGCGACGATCCCGGCTTGCGCGACAGGCCGCTCGCCGTGGGCGGCAGCCGCGAGCGCGGCGTGGTGATGGCGGCGAGCTACGAGGCGCGCCGCTTCGGCGTGCGCTCGGCCATGCCCTCGGCGACCGCCCGCCGGCTCTGTCCCGAGCTGCTGTTCGTGAAGCCGCGCTTCGAGGTCTACAAGCAGGTCTCCCAACAGATCCGGGCGATCTTCCTCGAATACACGCCGCTGGTGGAGCCGCTGTCGCTCGACGAGGCCTATCTCGACGTCACGACCAACCTCAAGAACATGCCGCTCGCGTCGGAGATCGCGCGCGAGATCCGCGCGCGCATCCTCGCCGAGACCGGTCTCACCGCCTCGGCCGGCATCTCCTACAACAAGTTCCTGGCCAAGCTCGCCTCCGACCATCGCAAGCCCAACGGCCAGTTCGTGATCCGGCCGGAGAAGGGACCGGCCTTCGTGGAAGGCCTGCCGGTCGGCAAGTTCCATGGCGTCGGCCCGGCCACCGAGGCCAAGATGAAGAGGCTCGGCATCCACACCGGCGCCGATCTCAAGGCGCAGTCGCTGGAGTTCCTGCAGCGCTATTTCGGCAAGTCGGGGACGTATTACCACGCCATCGCCCGCGGGCAGGACGGCCGCCGCGTGGTGCCCGACCGGCCGCGCAAGTCGGTCGGCTCGGAGACCACCTTTGCGCAGGATCTCGGCCGGCCGATCGATATCGAGGAGGGCGTGCTGTCGGTGCTGGGGGATGTCTGGGGATACTGCGAGCGCACCGGCGTGGCCGGCCGCACCGTGACGGTGAAGATCAAGTACGCCGACTTCCAGATCGTCACCCGCAGCCGGACGCTGCCCGCGCCGGTGGCGAGCCGGGCCGAGCTCGAACAGGCGAGCGTCGAGCTCGTGCGCACGATCTTTCCGCTCGAGAAGAAGGTGCGTCTTCTGGGTGTGTCGCTGTCGAACATGGGAATGCGTGTCGGGTCCGCACCGCCGCAACTCACGCTGGGCCTCTAG